The Prosthecobacter algae genome has a window encoding:
- a CDS encoding sigma-70 family RNA polymerase sigma factor codes for MSIPFPNSNKNLPEAVGKPKEAFKTTRWSMVIRASDLGNEAAMKDMEHLCRACWYPIYAFVRRQNYSPEDAEDLAQGFFAHVLENNVLSHADPERGRFRSFLLGALRHFVSNEARKQRTEKRGGKVTFVPFEIEEGEERFEREIAHPDSPEKLFQRNWAENLLHRAVKALEEDYASCGKEKLFKAMQPYLASSANPNSYEELARELGMSTGTVAVSVFRMRKRYGELLRAEIAQTVEDPMDIEQEIRLLLEAVAS; via the coding sequence ATGTCTATACCCTTTCCCAATTCGAACAAGAACCTGCCCGAGGCCGTTGGAAAGCCCAAAGAAGCTTTTAAAACGACTCGTTGGAGCATGGTCATCAGGGCTTCCGATTTGGGAAATGAGGCGGCGATGAAGGATATGGAGCACCTGTGCCGTGCCTGCTGGTATCCGATCTACGCGTTTGTGCGGCGGCAGAATTACTCCCCTGAAGATGCCGAAGATTTGGCTCAGGGGTTCTTCGCGCATGTTCTGGAAAATAATGTCCTGTCCCATGCGGATCCTGAAAGAGGGCGTTTTCGCTCTTTCTTGCTCGGTGCGCTACGGCATTTTGTGAGCAATGAGGCGCGGAAACAGAGAACCGAAAAGAGAGGTGGGAAGGTTACTTTTGTTCCTTTTGAAATTGAGGAAGGAGAGGAACGCTTCGAACGTGAAATCGCCCATCCGGATTCCCCAGAGAAACTTTTTCAGCGCAACTGGGCCGAGAACCTCCTTCATCGTGCCGTGAAGGCCTTGGAAGAAGATTATGCTAGTTGTGGCAAGGAAAAGCTCTTCAAGGCGATGCAGCCTTACCTGGCGAGCAGTGCCAATCCCAATTCTTATGAAGAGCTGGCCCGAGAACTGGGCATGAGCACTGGCACTGTGGCAGTGTCTGTCTTTCGCATGAGGAAACGTTACGGGGAGCTCCTTCGTGCTGAGATCGCACAGACGGTGGAAGATCCCATGGACATCGAGCAAGAGATTCGTTTGCTGCTGGAGGCAGTGGCTTCTTAA
- the sctT gene encoding type III secretion system export apparatus subunit SctT: protein MRTIFLIVAFTVPRMMSALLISPFFGDQFIQGMARQVVIISLSLMAIPITLQSGITVPENSFWPLFLLGVLIKEIAIGMLIGFGTGLVFWIAEGTGFFIDNQRGSSMAEMFDPMSGGSSSLFGVLFTKVLGVLFFLGGGFSAFLTIVYDSYLTWPVFSYFPQFQPTFAMASLNLLDGIMGLIVTYSAPIIIAMFIAEFGLGLMNRFSPQLNVFFLAMPVKSGIASLLIIFYLVFLLNFFKGQIMTPEKWNFFYQGFFK from the coding sequence GTGCGAACGATCTTTCTCATCGTGGCCTTTACAGTGCCGCGCATGATGTCGGCCTTGCTCATTTCTCCTTTTTTTGGCGATCAGTTCATCCAAGGCATGGCGCGCCAGGTCGTGATCATCTCGCTGAGCCTGATGGCCATCCCCATAACCCTCCAATCAGGAATCACCGTGCCTGAAAATAGCTTCTGGCCTTTGTTCCTCCTGGGCGTGCTGATCAAAGAAATCGCCATCGGCATGTTGATCGGTTTCGGCACTGGCCTGGTTTTTTGGATTGCTGAGGGCACCGGCTTTTTCATCGATAACCAGCGTGGCAGTTCCATGGCGGAAATGTTTGATCCCATGTCAGGCGGCAGCAGTTCTCTCTTTGGCGTCTTGTTTACCAAGGTGCTCGGCGTGCTCTTCTTCCTCGGTGGCGGCTTCTCCGCCTTTCTCACGATCGTCTATGACAGCTACCTGACTTGGCCGGTCTTCTCCTACTTCCCCCAGTTCCAGCCCACCTTTGCCATGGCCAGTCTAAATCTCCTCGACGGCATCATGGGACTCATCGTCACCTACTCGGCACCCATCATCATCGCCATGTTCATTGCCGAATTTGGCCTTGGTTTGATGAACCGCTTCAGCCCACAATTGAACGTCTTCTTTTTGGCCATGCCAGTGAAAAGCGGCATCGCCTCCCTGCTCATTATTTTCTACCTCGTCTTCCTGCTGAACTTTTTCAAAGGCCAGATCATGACGCCAGAGAAGTGGAACTTTTTTTACCAGGGGTTCTTTAAATGA
- the sctU gene encoding type III secretion system export apparatus subunit SctU, with translation MSEKTEQPTPKKLRDARQKGQVAKSQDVNAAALTIACFVTISALWFPYVEECKALMTLPTEFYTQPFREVVDEVLYAVVIKILLLSAPLLAVVMIVGIAVNFSQVGFMLVFEPIKPELKKINPLDKAKQMFSMKNLVEFGKSALKVIIIAVLIYLVTRDALDPLTRIPYAGKEGVMQSLKPMLSTLAVNITLAYIVIAAADYFFQKFQHTKQLKMSKDEVKREYKESEGNPEIKGKRKQLHQEMVMNDTMERTRKSSVVVTNPTHLAIAIYYQEEDNQMPKVLAKGEDDVARRMVEVAKQEGIPIMQHIPLARALYEKVDMDRFVPANLIEPMAEVLRWVKEFHEQQH, from the coding sequence ATGAGCGAGAAGACTGAGCAACCCACACCAAAGAAGCTGCGTGACGCACGCCAGAAAGGGCAGGTCGCGAAGAGTCAGGATGTCAACGCAGCCGCCTTGACGATCGCGTGCTTTGTCACCATCTCCGCTTTATGGTTTCCTTATGTCGAGGAATGCAAGGCGCTGATGACGCTGCCCACGGAATTTTACACCCAGCCTTTTCGAGAGGTGGTTGATGAAGTGCTCTATGCCGTTGTCATTAAGATCCTCCTTCTCTCCGCCCCCTTGCTGGCAGTAGTCATGATTGTGGGGATAGCGGTGAATTTTTCCCAAGTTGGTTTTATGCTCGTGTTTGAGCCGATCAAACCAGAGCTAAAAAAGATCAATCCTCTGGATAAGGCCAAGCAGATGTTTTCGATGAAAAACCTCGTCGAATTTGGCAAGTCCGCGCTCAAAGTCATCATCATCGCCGTCCTCATTTACCTTGTCACAAGGGATGCCCTTGATCCCCTCACCCGCATTCCTTATGCAGGCAAAGAAGGGGTGATGCAGTCTCTCAAACCCATGCTCAGCACGCTGGCGGTGAACATCACCCTGGCTTACATAGTGATCGCCGCCGCAGACTACTTCTTCCAGAAGTTTCAGCACACGAAACAACTGAAGATGAGCAAGGATGAAGTGAAGCGCGAGTATAAGGAGAGCGAGGGCAACCCCGAGATCAAAGGCAAGCGCAAGCAGCTCCATCAGGAAATGGTGATGAACGACACCATGGAGCGCACCCGCAAGTCCAGCGTCGTGGTGACAAATCCCACCCACCTCGCCATCGCCATCTATTATCAGGAAGAGGACAATCAAATGCCCAAAGTTCTGGCCAAAGGTGAGGACGACGTGGCGCGACGGATGGTGGAGGTGGCGAAGCAAGAAGGCATCCCCATCATGCAGCACATTCCCTTAGCACGCGCCTTGTATGAAAAGGTAGACATGGACCGCTTTGTGCCCGCAAACCTCATTGAACCCATGGCTGAGGTGTTGCGTTGGGTGAAGGAATTTCACGAGCAACAGCACTGA
- the sctR gene encoding type III secretion system export apparatus subunit SctR, translating into MTSFQIPDPLTLILLTAVLSMAPFFAIMATSYVKLVVVLSLVRNALGIQQIPPNMVLNGIAVILTIYIMAPVGQATFASVENEDFKDFNAAKLRVVLEKGSTPIRQFLDRHTSSHEKKFFLDTARRVWGNQSKIEISDNSFFVLIPAFTVSELTAAFQIGFLLYLPFIAIDLIVSNILLAMGMMMVSPMTISLPFKLLLFVLIDGWARLIHGLVLTYVIPAAGGGG; encoded by the coding sequence ATGACCTCTTTTCAAATCCCCGATCCTCTCACGCTGATCTTGTTGACGGCGGTGCTCTCGATGGCCCCGTTCTTTGCGATCATGGCGACCTCGTATGTAAAGCTGGTGGTTGTGCTCAGCCTGGTGCGCAATGCCTTGGGGATCCAGCAAATCCCACCCAACATGGTGCTCAATGGCATCGCTGTTATTCTCACCATTTACATCATGGCCCCGGTGGGCCAGGCGACTTTTGCCTCCGTGGAAAACGAAGATTTTAAAGACTTCAATGCCGCCAAGCTGCGCGTGGTCTTAGAGAAGGGCAGCACGCCCATTCGTCAGTTCTTAGACAGGCACACGTCCTCACATGAGAAGAAGTTTTTCCTCGATACAGCACGCCGTGTGTGGGGTAATCAATCGAAGATTGAGATCTCTGACAACAGTTTCTTTGTCCTCATCCCCGCGTTCACAGTCAGTGAGCTCACCGCAGCTTTTCAAATCGGGTTCCTTCTCTACCTACCCTTCATTGCGATTGATCTCATCGTGTCCAACATCCTTTTGGCCATGGGCATGATGATGGTGTCCCCGATGACCATTTCCCTGCCCTTCAAGCTCCTGCTCTTTGTGCTCATTGATGGCTGGGCACGCCTGATTCACGGGCTCGTTCTCACCTATGTCATCCCGGCCGCAGGCGGGGGCGGGTAA
- the sctS gene encoding type III secretion system export apparatus subunit SctS, with product MNQNFLLETTNQALILVLILSMPPIIVATVVGVLVSLIQALTQVQEQTLGFAVKLIVVTVVLLLTAGWTGAEMFKFTLHIFDTFPTLRR from the coding sequence ATGAACCAAAACTTTCTTCTCGAAACGACCAATCAGGCCCTCATTCTGGTGCTGATTCTGTCCATGCCACCCATCATCGTGGCCACCGTGGTGGGCGTGTTGGTCAGCTTGATCCAGGCCCTGACGCAAGTGCAAGAACAGACGCTCGGCTTCGCGGTCAAACTGATCGTTGTCACCGTCGTATTGCTTCTCACAGCCGGCTGGACAGGCGCGGAGATGTTCAAGTTCACGCTGCATATCTTTGACACCTTTCCGACTCTCCGGCGATGA